The Subtercola sp. PAMC28395 genome segment ATCCTGACCCCGAACGTCACGCCGGTGATCTCGAACGGCGTCGTTGTCGACATCGAGGTGCTCTTCCACGAGCTCGAGGCGCTCAGCTCCCGCGGTGTCGACGTGTCGCGGCTGCTCATCAGCGCCAACGCACACGTCATCACGGCATACCACCGTACGCTCGACAAGGTCACCGAACGGTTCCTCGGCAAACGCCAGATCGGTACGACCGGTCGCGGCATCGGCCCGGCCTACGCTGACAAGATCAACCGCCTCGGCATCCGCATTCAAGACATCTTCGACGAGAACATCCTCCGCCAGAAGGTCGAGGGTGCGCTCGAGCAGAAGAACCACCTCCTGGTGAAGGTCTACAACCGCCGGGCGATCGTCATCGACGAGATTGTCAACGACCTGCTGTCGTACGCCGATCGCCTCCGCCCCATGGTCGCCGACACCTCGCTCGTGCTGAACCAGGCGCTCGACGCCGGCAAGACGGTGCTGTTCGAGGGTGGCCAGGCCACGATGCTCGATGTCGACCACGGCACATACCCGTTCGTGACCTCGTCGAACGCAACGTCGGGTGGAGCATCCACGGGTTCTGGTGTTGCACCGAACCGCATCGACAGGGTCATCGGCATCGTCAAGGCGTACACGACGCGTGTCGGTTCAGGGCCGTTCCCGACCGAACTGTTCGATGAGTCGGGCGAGTTCCTGCGGGCCAACGGTTTCGAGTTCGGCACGACCACGGGTCGCCCCCGCCGATGCGGCTGGTACGACGCGCCCATCGCGCGCTACTCCGCCCGAATCAACGGTGTGACAGACTTCGTGCTCACCAAGCTCGATGTGCTGACGGGCCTCGCGACGATCCCGGTGTGCGTGGCATACGACGTCGACGGCGTGCGGGTCGACGAGGTGCCTGTGTCGCAGAGCGACTTCCACCACGCCGTGCCGATCTACGAGGAGTTCCCGGGTTGGACCGAAGACATCACCGGCTGCCGTACCTTCGACGACCTGCCCGCAAACGCCCAGGCCTACGTGCTCGCCGTCGAGGCGATCAGTGGCTCGCGCATCTCGGCGATCGGCGTCGGCCCCGGCCGCGACGCCATCGTCGTGCGTCACGACCTGCTCGAGGGCTGATCCCTCCATCGACTTTCCCGAATGTGCACCGAAAAGCGCGAATAGCTGCACATTCGGGAAAGTCGATCGCACGCGTACCGTTGAGCGGGTACACACGGCATGTCCCGCAATCGGGTGGTCCCGACGAAGCGCAGCGTCGTCGGCGCTGGCGTCGCGGCGAGTATCCATCGGATGCTCGCTCCAAGCTCCAGCGCGCGGATCGGCTAGCGTTGCCACCATGTGCACTCGAATCTTCTGGAACACCAACGACGTTGCCAAGACGGTCAGCCGCTGCATGGACTGGGCTGTCAGCGACGAGCCCGACCTCTGGTTCATTCCGCGAGGCACTCCTCGCGACGGCGGCGGCAACGGCAGCCCGCACAGCTGGGTCTCCACGTACTCCAGCATCGTGGTGAGCATGTGGCGGCAGGGCACGGTCGACGGCATCAACGAGCGTGGCCTCGGTGCGCACGCCCTGTACCTCGACCCCGAGCCCACGATGTTCGCCGAGGTCGACAGCCGGGCATCCGTCGCCAACACCCTCTGGGTGCAATATCTGCTCGACAACTTCGCCACTGTCGCCGAAGCAATCGCAGCCGTCGACGAGGTGCGCATCTCGTCGAAGCTCATCCGCGGGCAGGAGATGGGCGTGCACATCGCCCTCGAAGACGCCTCGGGCGACTCGGCGATCATCGAACCCATCGGAGGCAGGCTCGTGGTGCACCATGGTGCCGAGTACACGGTCATGTCGAATTCGCCGACGATGGATGCCCAGCTCGCCAACCGCGCCAAGTACGCGCCGTTCGGGGGTGAACTGCCCCCGCCCGGCGACATCTCCTCGCCCGACCGCTTCGTGCGCGCGAGCTATTTTCTGCACTACCTGCCCGAACCGAAGACAGTGAGCCAGGCGGTTGCCGGAGTGTTCCACCTGATCCAGAACGTGGCCGTGCCGCCCGGAGCGCCGTACCAGGACGGCGGGGTCTACCCCACGTGGTGGGAAGCGGGCGCAGACCTGACGAACGGCGACTACTACTTCATGTCGACCATGAGCCCGAGCCTGTTCTGGGTGTCGATGGCCGAACTCAGAGACGGCCGCGAGGTGCTGTCACTGAACCCACGCGACGAGACGCTGGTGGGTGACGCGGTTTCGCGCTTCGCCCCGGCCGAACTCGTCTACTAGTGTGAAGCGTTCGAAAGCCACCCGCTCCGCTGGAGCAAGCAGACGCCTGGGGGACACTCCATAGTGTCGAAGCGACCGCCGACTTTCGGTCACCGAGAAACCGGACATCTCACCGAGTCCATGCTGCGCGAGTATCGGGCTCGCAGTCTCGTGGGTGCAGTGTCGGCCACACTCTGTCTCCTGCTCATCGCGACCATGCCGATCGCCCTCGCTGCCACCTTCGCCCATCGTGAAGTCACCGAGTACTTCGGCGACGGCGTCTTCGTGGCGCTGTGGTCGCTCGTCGCGCTTTCGTTGCTCCTCTTCGCCCGTGAGCTTCTCGAATTGCGACGCTACCGCTCCGTGGCCAGCTATCGCGGGCCGCGATTCGAGTTCTCCCCGGTGGCCGTGACGGTCTTGAAGGAGATCGAAATCCTTCTGCTGCGCGGGCTGCTGCCGGCACTGACGGCGGCCAGTCTCTTCGTCACCGTGCTTCGCCTTGCCTCGGCAGATCAGGCATTCGAGCAGGCCGGTTTGTTCGGCTACTACGTCTTCGCCTATTTCGCGCTCTTCGCCATGGTGTTCGTGGCGCTCACCGTTCGGCACCTCTACGTCGACCAGGAAGCGCGCAACTCTTTGGCGAACTAGGGTCTCGCGATCGCGAGGTTCGTCGAGGGGTCCAGCGCGAAAGTCGTCGCGTAGCCTCTCTCCGGTCGATGGGTGTTTACCCCCCGTTCAGGTGTCACGTGTGGGCTGACCTGACGCAGTCTGAATATGTGCTGCGAATTCGACTGTCTGAGGGGCACTTTGATATGAATACTCACAGAAAAACGCACAGATTCGGCCGTCGCGCTGCGCTGGCTGTAGCCGCGCTGGCGGTCACCGGATCGGCTCTCGTGCTTCCGGGCACGGCCTTCGCCGCACCAGACGATTTTGGCGGCGCAACTCGCAATACCGGCGACAAGACCGAGATGCTTCGCGACTCCATCGTGGACTCGCCCGCGAAGAACGTCATTCTGCTCATCGGCGACGGAATGGGCGATTCCGAGATCACCGCTGCACGCAACTACGAGTACGGGGCGGGTGGAGTGCTTCCCGGAATCGATGCGTTGCCCCTCACTGGCCAGTACACGACGTACTCCTTGTACAAAGACGGTGCGACAAAGG includes the following:
- a CDS encoding adenylosuccinate synthase, with the translated sequence MPAIVLIGAQWGDEGKGKATDLLGSRVDYVVKFNGGNNAGHTVVIGDQKYALHLLPSGILTPNVTPVISNGVVVDIEVLFHELEALSSRGVDVSRLLISANAHVITAYHRTLDKVTERFLGKRQIGTTGRGIGPAYADKINRLGIRIQDIFDENILRQKVEGALEQKNHLLVKVYNRRAIVIDEIVNDLLSYADRLRPMVADTSLVLNQALDAGKTVLFEGGQATMLDVDHGTYPFVTSSNATSGGASTGSGVAPNRIDRVIGIVKAYTTRVGSGPFPTELFDESGEFLRANGFEFGTTTGRPRRCGWYDAPIARYSARINGVTDFVLTKLDVLTGLATIPVCVAYDVDGVRVDEVPVSQSDFHHAVPIYEEFPGWTEDITGCRTFDDLPANAQAYVLAVEAISGSRISAIGVGPGRDAIVVRHDLLEG
- a CDS encoding linear amide C-N hydrolase, encoding MCTRIFWNTNDVAKTVSRCMDWAVSDEPDLWFIPRGTPRDGGGNGSPHSWVSTYSSIVVSMWRQGTVDGINERGLGAHALYLDPEPTMFAEVDSRASVANTLWVQYLLDNFATVAEAIAAVDEVRISSKLIRGQEMGVHIALEDASGDSAIIEPIGGRLVVHHGAEYTVMSNSPTMDAQLANRAKYAPFGGELPPPGDISSPDRFVRASYFLHYLPEPKTVSQAVAGVFHLIQNVAVPPGAPYQDGGVYPTWWEAGADLTNGDYYFMSTMSPSLFWVSMAELRDGREVLSLNPRDETLVGDAVSRFAPAELVY